The Bacteroidales bacterium region TGAAAAAAATAGCATTTCGCACCGCAGCCCTGATGATCCTGATGATGGGATTCATCCTTGTAACACCAACTTTCGCCCAGGACCCGCCACCCCCTCCGGGAGGTCACGGCGGCACAGGTAACCAGCCTCCGGGAGGCGGAGCTCCGGTTGGCTCCGGCCTCGTGATCCTGCTTTCGCTGGGCGCTGCCTATGGCGGGAAGAAGGTATTTGATGCAAGGAAAAAGCTTGCAGAATAACTGCCGGTAAATTTTTACCTCCAGACCTGTCAGGTTTCAAAAACCTGACAGGTCTCGCTATCCCTGTCTGGTAAATGGGAATTTCGGACAACGAACGATAAATAATATTGTACGATTGCGGACAAGCAATGTTTCCTGCTGAACACTAAAACTGTTACTGATTGCTCAGTTGGTTTGGATAACTCGTTAGATGATAAAATTTTAGAAATTTTGGTATAATAATCGGAGAGGTGCTTTCCAGAATTAATTGTTTAACTATTTTCAATTGAATCACTTATTACTCCAGCACTTCATTACTCCAACATTCCGGCGTGTTAGGAGCAGAAGATCAAAACAAGCCGATATGATTCATTTGTTCCAAACCATCTCTGATTTAATGCTATGTTTAAAAATTTCCTCACCACTGCATTCAGGAGCCTGCTGAAAAATAAACTTTTCTCATTGATTAACATATTTGGTCTGGCCATCGGGTTGGCCTGTTTCACAATGATCATTCTTTATGTGCAGGACGAGTTGAGTTACGACAAACACCACGACCATGCCGAAAACATTTACCGGCTCAGCCTGAAAGGGAGTATGACGGGAAATAATTTTCATACTGCTACTTCCGGTGGTCCGGTTGGTGAATTGATGCAAAATGAAATACCCGAAGTTGAAGAGCATGTTACGCTCTATAAATCCAACAGGCCTGTTCTTTTCCAGGTTGACGACCACAAGTTTTACCAGGATGGGATAATGTATGCAGATTCCAACTTCTTCAATATTTTCAAATATGAATTTATTAATGGTGATCCTGTAACAGCGCTTAATCAGCCCAATTCGTTAGTTTTATCGGAAACCATGGCAGGGAAATTTTTTGGCAACCGTGATCCCATGTTTCAAACCATCAGGTGGAACAACGAACAAAATATGATTGTCAAAGGTGTTGTGCGTGATCCGGTAAACCGCTCACACCTGCATTTTGATGTGCTGGCTTCGATGTCCACCTTTAGAAGTGACCAAAGGATGTGGAGTTATATGAACAGCCTGTGGACTTTTATTACTCAAAACTATGTAAGGGTTTCGGATGGTACTACGCTTGATATCCTCAATGAAAAAATAAAGACTGTGGCTGCTTCCCATTTGAACCAGGCAGAGGAAGAATACGGATTGAAGCTCGAAATTGTACCGCAACCCATCACTGATATACACCTCACATCTAAACTGGTGCACGAACTAGGCAACAATGGCGATATGAGCAGGATATGGATTTTTAGCACCATTGCATTCCTGGTGCTCGTTGTGGCCTGCATCAATTTTGTAAATCTTACCACTGCAAAATCCTCCAGACGGGCGCTTGAAGTTGGTGTTAGAAAGGTTTTTGGCGCCAGCCGTAACCTCTTGTTCCGGCAATTTATCAGCGAGTCGCTTATCATTGCACTGATCAGCCTGTTTATTTCCATGTTTCTGGTAGAGTTGTTTTTGCCGTTTTTTGTCAACCTCGCCGGTGTGGAGTTTGGCTATCGCTGGCTGGCCAACTGGCCTTTCCTGCTTTTCTTGCTCGGGGTAGCCTTACTTGCCGGGTTGTTATCGGGAAGTTATCCGGCAGTCTTCTTGTCTGCTTACAAACCCATCAGGGTGCTGAAAGGTGACGTCTTCAGGGGCGGGCGACGCTCTTACTTTCGGAATGCGATGGTGGTGCTGCAGTTTGTGATTTCAGTTTTTCTGATCTTTAGCACGCTCGCAATCTATAGGCAACTTCAGTTCATGCAAAGCAAAGACATTGGCATCAGCAGGGAGGATGTAGTTATTGTGCCGATACGTGGCAGTGATTTGATGGCTAAATATGAAAATATGCAGGATGAGTTCAGGCTGATTCCGGGTGTGAAGGATGTTTCGGCTTCATCAACATACCTTGGTAATTTTGAGCAAAGGCGGGGTTACTATCCCGAAGGAACTACCAGGCAAAGTTCGTGGATGATGAACAATGTACAGGTAGATTACAATTACCTGGATATGATGAATACAGAATTATTAATGGGACGAAATTTTAACGAAAACCGCCAACTCGATTCCAATGCCATCATCATCAACG contains the following coding sequences:
- a CDS encoding ABC transporter permease, which translates into the protein MFKNFLTTAFRSLLKNKLFSLINIFGLAIGLACFTMIILYVQDELSYDKHHDHAENIYRLSLKGSMTGNNFHTATSGGPVGELMQNEIPEVEEHVTLYKSNRPVLFQVDDHKFYQDGIMYADSNFFNIFKYEFINGDPVTALNQPNSLVLSETMAGKFFGNRDPMFQTIRWNNEQNMIVKGVVRDPVNRSHLHFDVLASMSTFRSDQRMWSYMNSLWTFITQNYVRVSDGTTLDILNEKIKTVAASHLNQAEEEYGLKLEIVPQPITDIHLTSKLVHELGNNGDMSRIWIFSTIAFLVLVVACINFVNLTTAKSSRRALEVGVRKVFGASRNLLFRQFISESLIIALISLFISMFLVELFLPFFVNLAGVEFGYRWLANWPFLLFLLGVALLAGLLSGSYPAVFLSAYKPIRVLKGDVFRGGRRSYFRNAMVVLQFVISVFLIFSTLAIYRQLQFMQSKDIGISREDVVIVPIRGSDLMAKYENMQDEFRLIPGVKDVSASSTYLGNFEQRRGYYPEGTTRQSSWMMNNVQVDYNYLDMMNTELLMGRNFNENRQLDSNAIIINEALMKKLEWENPLGRFIYLPFGETAAEDTPLKIVGVVRDFNFASLHDAVEPLLIQLDPSMFRYLNIKISRQNVAGILGMIESKWQEFSPDQPFDYFFQDTRFDSFYVAEIQMTNLFIYFSVLALFIAAIGLFGLALYTTERRTKEIGIRKVFGGSVQQILKLLTREFIRWVIIANLIAWPLAWYFMHIWLQNFAYQTNISWWIFALSAIFSLLIALITVSWQSIRATLKNPVEALRWE